From a single Lolium rigidum isolate FL_2022 chromosome 7, APGP_CSIRO_Lrig_0.1, whole genome shotgun sequence genomic region:
- the LOC124673156 gene encoding glycine-rich protein 5-like: MAVSTSSSSAFLFLTLLCFATTLPSLANARHFPRKDGSAINSVGIKFSWPFSRDGAGSGHGSGDGHGFGWAVSRNGSATTIGLGGGIGGGVGSTRDGDGSSAGGGVGVGVGIDVGKDGIDVGVGVGGGGAASEQNHNGGVSVGLGGGAGIGFHIGKGGVSVTVTHGTGGGGGDGGSDGASGGGSGVGRAGNAVGSGQGSGNASGGTGSGSGGGSGSAPGATGGGGGGGMGGSSGHP; this comes from the coding sequence ATGGCTGTCTCTACCAGTAGCTCCAGTGCCTTCCTCTTCCTCACTCTACTCTGTTTTGCTACCACTCTCCCATCACTTGCCAACGCGAGGCATTTCCCTCGGAAGGATGGCAGCGCCATCAACAGCGTCGGCATCAAATTCTCCTGGCCGTTCTCAAGGGACGGTGCCGGCAGCGGCCATGGCTCCGGCGACGGCCACGGGTTCGGCTGGGCCGTGTCGCGCAACGGGTCTGCCACGACGATCGGGCTCGGCGGCGGCATCGGGGGCGGTGTAGGAAGTACCCGTGACGGAGACGGGAGCAGTGCCGGTGGTGGCGTCGGCGTCGGGGTCGGCATCGACGTGGGGAAGGACGGGATCGACGTGGGCGTTGGCGTCGGGGGAGGCGGCGCCGCGAGCGAGCAGAACCACAACGGCGGTGTCAGTGTGGGTCTTGGTGGTGGAGCGGGGATAGGGTTCCATATCGGCAAAGGAGGTGTCAGCGTCACGGTGACACACGGtactggtggaggtggaggcgacggcggcaGTGACGGTGCTTCAGGTGGAGGCAGCGGGGTTGGACGGGCAGGCAACGCTGTGGGGAGCGGCCAGGGTTCCGGAAACGCGAGCGGCGGCACGGGGAGTGGCAGCGGAGGCGGATCCGGCTCCGCGCCAGGAGcaaccggtggtggtggtggcggcggcatggGTGGGAGCAGCGGCCACCCGTGA